DNA sequence from the Candidatus Poribacteria bacterium genome:
AGTTTCCGAAAACTCTTTGACACCTGGGGTGATAATCCTACCGCTCAGCCTGAAAATAACGATCCCTTCCTTCTCAGACACGGTGATTGGCATAGTATACTCCTAACGCTACCGCCCATTTTAATTGTTAGGTGGGTTTCCCCATCACAACACTTAACCTTCGTTTGACAGTGCCGAAATTGCAGCATCCTCGGTATCAAAATGTTCAAAGATACTGACGAGTCGGCTACGGACTATCAGGTTTTTGATATTTGTTCCGACATTGATGACCCCGATACGACCTTTCTTTCGCGTTGCAGCGACATGGGCACCCATTAGCGTACCGAGACCAGAACTGTCCATCATATTGACCCGGTCAAAATTAATGAGGATGCGTGGTGCTTCGGACGCATCTATCTGTGAAGTGATTGCTTCCCGTAATTCGGATACTGAAGCTCCCATTATTTTCCCGCTCGGTTCCAAAATCGCAACGCCATCTCTCTGGCGAATCGTAGTTGCCATGATTCTCTCCTTCTTCGTTTGCTTAGAAACTGAAATGTCAACCCACTTTTTTAAATTCTACACTATTTCAAACTATTTGTCAATATCCAATTTAGATGCAAGTGCACGAATATTTTGTCAAGCGTTAGGATTGAGATAGATTATCTTTTTTTGTCTAATTTTCTGATTACACGGATTGCACACAAAAACTTTAGACGCTCACACCGTCAGATTTTGTTTGTTTTTAACACCGAAACAGAGTATAATAGTGGCGAATTTATATTGGCAGAAAGGAAAACAATGTACAAAGCGAACCCTCGAATTAAGGATCTCCCCGAGGATGAACGTCCCCGTGAAAGACTCCGTAAATATGGACCAGAGAGCCTGAGAGATTCCGATCTCTTAGCCCTCATT
Encoded proteins:
- a CDS encoding STAS domain-containing protein, which gives rise to MATTIRQRDGVAILEPSGKIMGASVSELREAITSQIDASEAPRILINFDRVNMMDSSGLGTLMGAHVAATRKKGRIGVINVGTNIKNLIVRSRLVSIFEHFDTEDAAISALSNEG